A single Ruficoccus amylovorans DNA region contains:
- the malQ gene encoding 4-alpha-glucanotransferase, which translates to MDSPLFPWLEKRHAGVLLHPTSLPGDLGIGQLGREARRLVDFLAAAGIRYWQLCPMGPTGYGDSPYQCFSSHAGNPYLIDLQALVGFGLLKDSELKPLRQLPHEYVDYGSLYQRFWPILELACQRYGAKPEGLSGYGSYVEFCEKEADWLTPYAAFTACKAHFKGKPWFEWPKKLCTYRGFQKSDLAQALDSQMDAVRFTQYLFFAQWRQLRAYAAEKGVGIIGDVPIFVALDSADVWTRPELFQLGKDGQPTAVAGVPPDYFSPLGQLWGNPLFDWEQHKKDGYAWWIQRLEANFRLYDVVRLDHFRGFESYWSIPAGAKDARGGKWEAGPGLDFFRAVQKAIPEAKLIAEDLGDITPEVRAMHTATGLPGMAILQFAFGSGPENLYLPHNLSRNSATYPGVHDNDTTLGWYRSADGATQDHFRRYFGVDGSVPQWDCVRAAYRSVSRLAVIPMQDLMNLGSEARLNRPGEAAGNWQWRYHAEQLDTLWRGSATYLRGLAELYGRLEPEDTSSK; encoded by the coding sequence ATGGATTCACCACTCTTTCCCTGGCTCGAAAAACGTCATGCCGGTGTCCTGTTGCACCCGACTTCCCTGCCTGGAGACCTTGGCATCGGGCAACTCGGGCGTGAAGCGCGAAGACTCGTCGATTTTCTGGCGGCGGCCGGAATACGTTACTGGCAGCTTTGTCCAATGGGGCCAACCGGGTATGGTGACTCGCCCTACCAGTGTTTTTCCTCCCATGCCGGAAATCCCTATCTAATCGACCTGCAAGCTCTGGTCGGTTTCGGGTTGCTCAAGGACAGCGAACTGAAGCCTCTGCGGCAACTCCCCCACGAGTATGTGGACTATGGTAGTCTTTATCAGCGTTTTTGGCCTATTCTCGAACTCGCCTGTCAGCGTTATGGTGCCAAACCTGAGGGACTGTCCGGCTACGGGTCTTATGTCGAGTTTTGCGAAAAAGAGGCTGATTGGCTTACCCCTTATGCCGCTTTCACGGCTTGCAAGGCTCATTTTAAGGGAAAGCCGTGGTTTGAATGGCCGAAAAAGCTCTGCACCTACCGGGGGTTCCAAAAAAGCGATCTGGCTCAAGCGCTTGATTCCCAGATGGATGCCGTTCGCTTCACTCAGTATCTGTTTTTTGCCCAGTGGCGACAACTGCGGGCTTACGCTGCCGAGAAGGGCGTCGGCATTATCGGAGATGTACCGATTTTTGTCGCATTGGACAGCGCTGATGTCTGGACCCGACCCGAGCTTTTCCAGCTCGGTAAGGACGGGCAACCGACCGCTGTGGCGGGAGTCCCGCCGGATTATTTTTCGCCGCTGGGACAGCTTTGGGGAAATCCCCTCTTTGACTGGGAGCAGCATAAAAAGGACGGCTACGCCTGGTGGATTCAACGATTGGAGGCGAATTTCAGGCTCTACGACGTCGTCCGGCTCGACCATTTCCGGGGCTTTGAGTCCTACTGGTCCATTCCCGCCGGGGCCAAGGATGCCCGGGGCGGAAAATGGGAAGCGGGTCCGGGGCTGGACTTTTTCCGGGCGGTGCAGAAAGCCATCCCCGAGGCAAAGCTGATCGCGGAGGACCTGGGTGACATCACCCCCGAGGTGCGTGCCATGCACACGGCCACCGGCCTGCCGGGCATGGCGATTTTGCAATTCGCGTTCGGCTCGGGGCCGGAAAACCTTTACCTGCCCCATAACCTCTCCCGCAACAGCGCGACCTACCCCGGGGTCCACGACAACGACACGACGCTGGGCTGGTATCGCTCGGCCGACGGGGCGACCCAGGACCACTTCCGGCGTTACTTCGGCGTGGACGGTTCGGTGCCGCAGTGGGACTGCGTGCGGGCCGCCTACCGCTCGGTCTCGCGGCTGGCGGTGATCCCGATGCAAGACCTGATGAACCTCGGCTCGGAGGCCCGGCTGAACCGCCCCGGCGAAGCCGCCGGCAACTGGCAATGGCGCTACCATGCCGAGCAACTCGACACGCTCTGGCGCGGGAGCGCAACTTACCTGCGCGGGCTGGCGGAGCTCTACGGACGGCTGGAACCCGAGGATACCAGCTCCAAGTAG
- the orn gene encoding oligoribonuclease, which produces MPNDTNGVFFWLDLEMTGLDPQTDRILEAAWIVTDKDFNELATYDTAIYQEPETLAAMNDWCKKTHTESGLVDRVASGIGEDELEEKLLDTLAAHFGPDPVLLAGNSIGQDRKFVDRYLPKFSQKLHYRMLDVSSFKVVFQTCYGKSFSKKGTHRALDDIRESIGELRYYLSFMQG; this is translated from the coding sequence ATGCCAAACGACACCAACGGCGTTTTCTTCTGGCTCGATCTGGAGATGACCGGACTCGACCCGCAAACCGACCGCATCCTGGAGGCGGCCTGGATCGTGACCGACAAGGATTTTAACGAACTGGCGACCTACGACACCGCCATCTATCAGGAGCCGGAGACCCTGGCCGCCATGAACGACTGGTGTAAAAAAACGCACACCGAAAGCGGCCTCGTGGACCGCGTGGCCAGCGGCATCGGCGAGGACGAGCTGGAGGAAAAACTCCTCGACACGCTCGCCGCGCACTTCGGGCCGGACCCCGTCCTGCTGGCGGGTAACTCCATCGGCCAGGACCGTAAATTCGTGGACCGCTACCTGCCGAAGTTTTCCCAAAAGCTGCACTACCGCATGCTCGATGTGAGCAGCTTTAAGGTCGTCTTCCAGACCTGCTACGGCAAAAGCTTTTCCAAAAAGGGCACCCACCGCGCCCTCGACGACATCCGCGAGTCCATCGGCGAACTGCGCTACTATCTCAGCTTTATGCAGGGCTGA
- a CDS encoding adenine phosphoribosyltransferase — protein MTEEAIKSNIRTIRDWPKPGINFRDVTTLFENADCFRAVIKSLVGWARERDLNCLAGIDARGFVLAGALAYELGLPLVLVRKKGKLPAETLSENYTLEYGQATIEVHNTDTIRGQRVLVIDDLLATGGTALAAIRLMRRLGAERVDFAAIINLSELPGQQLLHEDGIHTFALCNFNESE, from the coding sequence ATGACCGAAGAGGCAATAAAGTCAAATATCCGGACCATTCGTGACTGGCCCAAGCCGGGCATTAATTTTCGCGACGTCACCACGCTTTTTGAAAACGCCGACTGCTTCCGCGCCGTCATCAAGAGCCTCGTTGGCTGGGCACGTGAACGCGACCTGAACTGCCTGGCCGGTATTGATGCCCGGGGCTTCGTCCTGGCCGGGGCGCTGGCCTATGAACTGGGCCTGCCGCTCGTGCTCGTCCGCAAGAAGGGTAAGCTCCCCGCCGAGACCTTGAGCGAAAACTACACGCTCGAATATGGCCAGGCTACGATTGAAGTCCACAACACCGACACCATCCGCGGCCAACGGGTGCTTGTGATTGACGACCTGCTGGCCACTGGCGGCACCGCCCTGGCAGCAATCCGGCTCATGCGGCGCCTCGGCGCCGAACGCGTGGACTTTGCCGCCATCATCAACCTGAGCGAGCTTCCCGGGCAGCAACTGCTGCACGAGGACGGTATCCACACCTTTGCCCTGTGTAACTTCAACGAAAGCGAGTAA
- a CDS encoding 5-formyltetrahydrofolate cyclo-ligase: MPSSMNSHSQKSFLRTEVRARRRGMLWQEVEAASGDICARVNGLAAWREARTVCAYLSLGNEVCTHALVGGAVSDKVILAPKSHDGGRMSWHRLRDWESLAPGMFGILEPPESEPAVEPPCPDLVLVPGLAFDRLGHRLGHGGGYYDRFLAGVSGVKVALAYSWQIRGDIPYERHDICMDAIVTEREVISVRTSRL, translated from the coding sequence ATGCCTTCGTCAATGAACTCCCATTCGCAAAAAAGCTTCCTGCGCACAGAAGTCCGCGCCCGTCGCCGGGGAATGCTCTGGCAGGAGGTCGAAGCTGCCAGTGGCGATATCTGTGCGCGGGTCAACGGACTGGCCGCCTGGCGCGAGGCGCGCACCGTCTGCGCCTACCTCTCGCTGGGTAACGAAGTCTGCACGCACGCGCTGGTCGGTGGCGCGGTTTCGGATAAAGTGATTCTCGCGCCCAAGTCGCACGACGGCGGCCGTATGAGCTGGCACCGTTTGCGTGATTGGGAGTCGCTCGCGCCGGGGATGTTTGGCATCCTGGAGCCGCCCGAGTCCGAACCGGCGGTCGAGCCGCCGTGCCCCGATCTTGTGCTGGTACCGGGACTGGCCTTTGACCGGCTGGGGCACCGTCTCGGGCACGGAGGGGGTTACTACGATCGCTTCCTCGCCGGTGTCTCTGGGGTAAAGGTCGCCCTCGCCTACTCCTGGCAGATCCGGGGCGACATCCCCTATGAACGCCACGACATCTGCATGGATGCCATCGTCACCGAGCGGGAAGTCATTTCTGTGCGCACTTCGCGTCTGTAG
- a CDS encoding RidA family protein, with protein sequence MKKIHTDNAPKAIGPYSQGIAIEGWFYSSGQIPLGLDGQVVGDDIETQSEQVFANLRAVLEAAGSSLGQVVKTTVFLKNLEDFAKLNAIYEKAFGDHKPARSCVQVARLPRDVLVEIEVIARQG encoded by the coding sequence ATGAAAAAAATCCACACAGACAATGCCCCCAAAGCCATCGGCCCTTACAGCCAGGGAATCGCCATCGAGGGGTGGTTTTACAGCTCCGGGCAGATTCCGCTCGGGTTGGACGGTCAGGTCGTCGGCGACGACATCGAGACACAGTCCGAACAGGTATTCGCCAACCTGCGGGCTGTGCTGGAGGCCGCAGGTTCCTCGCTCGGACAGGTGGTCAAGACGACCGTTTTCCTTAAAAATCTGGAAGACTTCGCCAAGCTCAACGCTATTTATGAAAAAGCCTTCGGCGACCACAAGCCGGCCCGCTCCTGCGTGCAGGTAGCGCGCCTGCCGCGCGACGTGCTGGTCGAGATCGAAGTCATCGCCCGCCAGGGATGA
- the ovoA gene encoding 5-histidylcysteine sulfoxide synthase, translating into MPTLYSAETLDFARPYSPRLDTGDPEAKREEIRSYFHATYDAYEALFETLASPEAYTTRADPLRHPLIFYYGHTAVFFINKLVLGKILDHRLDPKLESLCAIGVDEMSWDDLNEAHYEWPTPEAVKAYRDKARAAIDGLITSLPLTLPIGWGSPFWIILMGIEHERIHLETSSVLIRQLPLDLVQKHPAWEPARLDTAPPANELLDVPGGEVVLGKSREHGKFYGWDNEYGHRETEVTAFKASKYLVSNREFLEFIEDGGYTNRDLWTDEGWHWATYEGRGMPRFWRHGDDGSYRLRCMLEEIDMPWSWPVETNYLEAKAFCNWKAARTGQPVRLPTEEEWVRLLDHTGTPDMDAWQKTPGNLNLEEAASSVPVDRHGFGHGFYDILGNVWQHTETPIAGLPGFEVHPLYDDFSTPTFDTKHNLIKGGSWISTGNEATRQSRYAFRRHFYQHAGFRYVEAEAEVVIPDDRYETDPDVVPYCEQHYGPDALGLENFPEKLAQVCLAAVQGRPRGKAMEIGCKVGRTAFELAVEFDSVLALDPTARTIRIGVEMTDKGYTQWEIPREGELLDFRQANLKDLGLDGSRGKVEFMQADLANMKDLYRGFDLILVTNLLERSYDPAKFLSAVHERLNPGGLLVIACTNEWRTDQTKKENWIGGYKDATGENVSTRDGLAAALTKFREAREPVNLPLALRRSGRSWDYAVSEVTFWELG; encoded by the coding sequence ATGCCTACTCTCTATTCCGCCGAGACGCTCGACTTCGCCCGTCCGTATTCACCCCGCCTCGACACCGGCGACCCCGAAGCCAAACGCGAGGAAATTCGCAGCTATTTCCACGCCACCTACGATGCCTACGAGGCGCTCTTTGAGACGCTGGCCAGCCCCGAAGCCTACACCACCCGGGCCGACCCGCTGCGCCATCCGCTGATTTTCTACTACGGCCACACGGCGGTCTTTTTTATCAACAAGCTCGTGCTGGGCAAAATCCTCGACCACCGGCTCGACCCCAAACTCGAATCGCTCTGCGCCATCGGCGTGGACGAAATGAGCTGGGACGACCTCAACGAGGCCCACTACGAGTGGCCGACGCCCGAGGCGGTCAAGGCGTACCGCGACAAGGCCCGCGCCGCCATTGACGGCTTGATCACGTCGCTGCCGCTCACGCTACCCATCGGTTGGGGCAGCCCGTTCTGGATCATCCTCATGGGGATCGAGCACGAGCGCATCCACCTGGAAACCTCGTCCGTGCTCATCCGCCAGCTCCCGCTCGACCTAGTCCAGAAGCACCCGGCCTGGGAACCGGCCCGGCTCGACACCGCGCCGCCCGCCAACGAACTGCTTGACGTGCCCGGCGGCGAAGTCGTTTTGGGCAAATCCCGCGAGCACGGAAAATTCTACGGCTGGGACAACGAGTACGGCCACCGCGAAACGGAAGTGACTGCTTTCAAGGCGTCGAAGTACCTCGTCAGCAACCGCGAGTTTCTGGAGTTTATCGAGGACGGCGGCTACACGAACCGCGACCTCTGGACCGACGAGGGCTGGCACTGGGCCACCTACGAGGGGCGCGGGATGCCGCGCTTCTGGCGGCACGGCGACGATGGTTCCTACCGCCTGCGCTGCATGTTGGAGGAGATTGACATGCCCTGGTCCTGGCCGGTGGAGACGAATTACCTGGAGGCAAAAGCCTTCTGCAACTGGAAAGCCGCCCGCACTGGCCAGCCCGTGCGCCTGCCGACGGAGGAGGAGTGGGTCCGCCTGCTCGACCACACCGGAACGCCCGACATGGACGCCTGGCAAAAGACCCCCGGCAACCTCAATCTGGAGGAGGCCGCCTCCTCCGTCCCGGTGGATCGGCACGGCTTCGGGCACGGCTTTTACGACATCCTCGGCAATGTCTGGCAACATACCGAGACGCCCATCGCGGGCTTGCCCGGCTTCGAGGTCCACCCGCTCTATGACGACTTTTCCACCCCGACCTTTGACACCAAGCACAACCTGATCAAGGGTGGTTCGTGGATATCCACCGGCAACGAGGCCACCCGCCAGTCGCGCTACGCCTTCCGGCGGCACTTTTACCAGCACGCGGGCTTCCGTTACGTCGAGGCCGAGGCCGAGGTAGTCATCCCCGACGACCGCTACGAGACCGACCCCGACGTGGTCCCGTACTGCGAGCAACACTACGGCCCCGACGCGCTCGGGCTGGAGAATTTCCCCGAAAAGCTCGCTCAGGTATGCCTCGCCGCTGTGCAGGGTCGCCCCCGTGGCAAGGCCATGGAAATCGGCTGCAAGGTCGGGCGCACGGCCTTCGAGTTGGCGGTGGAGTTCGACTCCGTCCTCGCGCTCGACCCGACCGCCCGCACCATCCGCATCGGCGTGGAGATGACCGACAAGGGCTACACCCAGTGGGAAATTCCCCGTGAGGGCGAGTTGCTCGATTTCCGGCAGGCGAACCTGAAAGACCTCGGGCTCGACGGCTCGCGCGGCAAGGTCGAGTTCATGCAGGCCGATCTGGCCAACATGAAAGACCTTTACCGGGGCTTTGACCTGATCCTCGTAACGAACCTGCTGGAGCGCTCTTACGACCCGGCGAAGTTCCTTTCTGCCGTCCATGAACGGCTCAATCCCGGTGGGCTGCTCGTCATCGCCTGCACAAACGAGTGGCGCACGGACCAGACAAAAAAGGAGAACTGGATCGGCGGCTACAAGGACGCGACCGGCGAAAACGTCAGCACCCGCGACGGCCTCGCCGCCGCCCTGACGAAATTCCGCGAAGCCCGCGAACCGGTCAACCTGCCGCTCGCCCTGCGCCGCAGCGGCCGCTCCTGGGACTACGCCGTTTCCGAGGTTACCTTCTGGGAACTTGGGTAA
- a CDS encoding substrate-binding periplasmic protein: MLFSNKRPLTGHLKTCLLSLLFLGLLTAFAFKPTDGNGPTAPNFSGETVAAATQKDGGNGPLAPDFAGEQPKPKSVKTLRVGVNPSGPPIIFLQGDKVSGIDADAARALGAKLGREVVFVQMPFNQLIPALLDNQIDIIMSGMSFTEMRAIRINFTQPYMKVGQMPLVRRADLNKYTNTLALLNAKGKVGVESGTTGDLFVQENFIYAERVPYKNAEDALPDLVAGKIDMFIDDSPIIWWMASENESNGLSPMVVSLSEEYLAWAVRKDDSELLDQANAFLMEFRSSGDLGKVIKKWLPYATDL; the protein is encoded by the coding sequence ATGCTATTTTCCAACAAGCGCCCGCTGACGGGCCATCTCAAAACCTGCCTTCTCTCCCTGCTGTTTCTCGGCCTGCTGACGGCCTTTGCCTTTAAGCCGACGGACGGCAACGGCCCGACCGCGCCGAACTTCTCCGGGGAAACTGTCGCTGCCGCCACCCAGAAAGACGGCGGCAACGGCCCGCTCGCCCCGGACTTCGCCGGTGAGCAGCCCAAGCCCAAGTCAGTGAAAACGCTGCGGGTCGGGGTCAACCCGAGCGGCCCGCCCATCATCTTCCTCCAAGGGGACAAGGTGTCCGGTATCGACGCCGACGCCGCCCGCGCCCTCGGCGCGAAGCTCGGGCGTGAAGTCGTGTTCGTACAGATGCCCTTCAACCAGCTCATCCCCGCGCTGCTGGACAACCAGATCGACATCATCATGTCGGGCATGTCTTTTACCGAGATGCGGGCCATCCGGATCAACTTCACCCAGCCGTACATGAAGGTCGGCCAGATGCCGCTCGTGCGCCGCGCCGACCTCAACAAGTACACCAACACGCTCGCCCTGCTCAACGCCAAGGGCAAGGTGGGGGTCGAGTCCGGGACGACCGGCGACCTCTTCGTGCAGGAGAATTTCATCTACGCCGAACGCGTGCCGTATAAAAACGCCGAAGACGCGCTTCCCGACCTCGTGGCGGGCAAGATCGACATGTTTATCGACGACTCGCCCATCATCTGGTGGATGGCCTCGGAAAACGAAAGCAACGGCCTGAGCCCGATGGTGGTCTCGCTGAGCGAGGAGTACCTGGCCTGGGCCGTCCGCAAGGACGACTCCGAACTGCTCGACCAGGCCAACGCCTTTTTGATGGAGTTTCGCAGCTCGGGCGACTTGGGCAAAGTCATCAAAAAGTGGCTGCCCTACGCCACCGATCTCTGA
- the acs gene encoding acetate--CoA ligase, whose protein sequence is MSDSLTPTEERLFNPPADFASQAHVGSLDAYRQLHARSLEDPEGFWAEIASELTWTKPWNRVLNADNAPFYKWFEGGRTNITLNCLDRHVEAGQGGKTAILWEGEPGDTRELTYEQLLKDVCRFANVLKGLGVGKGDSVAIYLPMIPELAIALLACARIGAVHSVIFAGFSSESVKDRVLDASSKCVITADGSWRRGKELLLKNIVDEGIAGCDCVEQVLVIQRHGDREPFKHNWTAGRDHWFHDQVDGVSDECPAEDMDAEDMLFLLYTSGSTGKPKGIMHTVGGYMVYTYLTSKLTFDLKPADVYWCTADVGWITGHSYIVYGPMANAVTQVMYEGAPNHPDESRFWQIVEKYRVSVFYTAPTAIRAFMKWGDDFVTKHDLSSLRLLGTVGEPINPEAWMWYHRVIGGERCPIVDTWWQTETGGHMITPLPGAIPTKPGSATLPFPGIDAAVIDENGDEVERGLLAIRKPWPGMLRGIWGDEERFVNTYWCKWGGKYYFPGDGAIRDEDGYIWVTGRVDDVVNVSGHRIGTAELESVCVAHPAVAESAVIGVPHEIKGQGLVAFVIIRSGASGEEAAWRTELMAMVDEKIGKFARPEKIVFSADLPKTRSGKIMRRLLRDIAEDRPLGNITTLADPSIVEQIKVKYQSGS, encoded by the coding sequence ATGAGTGACTCTCTTACCCCCACCGAGGAACGTCTCTTTAACCCGCCGGCGGACTTCGCGTCCCAGGCCCATGTTGGCAGTCTGGATGCCTATCGCCAGCTCCATGCCCGCAGCCTGGAAGACCCCGAAGGCTTCTGGGCGGAGATCGCCAGCGAGTTGACCTGGACGAAGCCCTGGAACCGCGTGCTCAACGCCGATAATGCGCCCTTTTACAAGTGGTTCGAGGGCGGACGCACCAACATCACCCTCAACTGCCTGGACCGCCATGTCGAGGCGGGGCAGGGCGGCAAGACCGCCATCCTCTGGGAAGGCGAGCCGGGCGACACCCGTGAGCTGACCTACGAGCAACTGCTCAAGGATGTCTGCCGCTTCGCCAACGTGCTCAAGGGCCTCGGCGTGGGCAAGGGCGACTCGGTTGCCATTTACCTGCCCATGATCCCCGAGCTGGCCATCGCGCTGCTGGCCTGTGCCCGCATCGGGGCCGTGCATTCGGTCATTTTCGCCGGGTTCTCCTCGGAGTCGGTCAAGGACCGCGTACTCGACGCCAGCTCGAAGTGCGTCATCACCGCCGACGGCTCCTGGCGGCGCGGCAAGGAGCTGTTGCTCAAAAACATCGTGGACGAGGGCATCGCCGGGTGCGACTGCGTCGAGCAGGTGCTCGTCATCCAGCGCCACGGCGACCGTGAGCCCTTTAAGCACAACTGGACGGCGGGCCGCGACCACTGGTTCCACGACCAGGTGGACGGCGTTTCGGACGAGTGCCCGGCCGAGGATATGGACGCCGAGGACATGCTTTTCCTGCTCTACACCAGCGGCTCCACCGGCAAGCCCAAGGGCATCATGCACACCGTCGGCGGCTACATGGTCTATACCTACCTGACCTCGAAGCTGACTTTCGACCTCAAGCCTGCCGACGTTTACTGGTGCACGGCGGACGTGGGCTGGATCACCGGGCACAGCTATATTGTTTACGGGCCGATGGCCAACGCCGTCACCCAGGTCATGTACGAGGGCGCGCCCAACCACCCGGACGAATCGCGCTTCTGGCAAATCGTGGAGAAGTACCGCGTCAGCGTTTTCTACACCGCCCCGACCGCCATCCGCGCCTTCATGAAGTGGGGCGACGACTTTGTCACCAAACACGACCTCTCCAGCCTGCGCCTGCTCGGCACGGTGGGCGAGCCGATCAACCCGGAAGCCTGGATGTGGTACCACCGCGTCATCGGCGGCGAGCGTTGCCCGATCGTCGATACCTGGTGGCAGACCGAAACCGGCGGCCACATGATTACGCCGCTGCCCGGTGCCATCCCGACCAAGCCCGGTTCGGCCACGCTGCCGTTCCCGGGGATCGACGCCGCCGTCATCGACGAGAATGGCGACGAGGTCGAGCGCGGCCTGCTCGCCATCCGCAAGCCTTGGCCGGGCATGCTGCGCGGCATCTGGGGCGACGAAGAGCGCTTCGTCAACACCTACTGGTGCAAGTGGGGCGGCAAGTATTATTTCCCCGGTGACGGCGCGATCCGCGACGAAGACGGGTACATCTGGGTCACCGGGCGCGTGGACGATGTGGTTAACGTCTCCGGGCACCGCATCGGCACGGCCGAGCTGGAAAGCGTCTGTGTGGCGCACCCGGCGGTGGCCGAGAGCGCTGTCATCGGCGTGCCGCACGAGATCAAGGGGCAGGGGCTTGTCGCCTTTGTCATCATCCGCAGCGGGGCCAGTGGCGAGGAAGCCGCCTGGCGCACCGAACTGATGGCCATGGTGGACGAGAAAATCGGTAAATTCGCCCGTCCCGAGAAGATCGTCTTCTCGGCCGACCTGCCGAAAACCCGCTCGGGCAAAATCATGCGCCGCCTCCTGCGCGACATCGCCGAGGACCGCCCACTGGGCAACATCACCACGCTGGCGGACCCCTCCATCGTCGAGCAGATCAAGGTCAAGTACCAGAGCGGGAGCTGA
- a CDS encoding glycosyltransferase family 4 protein, producing MQINRLAVSEVSGDNQTGRFHGLIRELARHIPHIEHIVGGKGMSGWQARLINGLPHRRDSTQEWWRRQRSIFAYRAKSRYVEDKILAMNPRPDLCLQMLQHFCPFMTSRRLPYVIYLDYTMAQAAENFPGWTRGRNRLQLACHIHDEGVALRNALHLFSFTENTRRYIMRRFGVPGERITAVGVGGPHVNSEPRAHLDPLKLLYVGHEFERKGGRTLYEAFTRLRTKHPGLSLTVVGDDAEAPPEGVICLGKVSDPAQMNRLYREAGAFVLPSLCDPSPLVIVEAMHHGLPVVSTRVDGIPEMVLDGKTGLLVPPRDSAALADALDALIRRPEAERLAMSRAGRAHAQTHFNWQRTGEKTWEVLQRL from the coding sequence ATGCAGATCAACCGGCTCGCCGTTTCGGAGGTTTCTGGAGACAACCAGACCGGGCGTTTTCACGGGTTGATCCGCGAACTGGCGCGTCACATCCCGCACATCGAGCACATTGTCGGCGGCAAGGGCATGTCCGGCTGGCAGGCGCGGCTGATTAACGGCCTGCCCCACCGCCGCGACAGTACTCAGGAGTGGTGGCGGCGGCAACGCAGCATCTTCGCGTACCGGGCCAAATCCAGGTACGTCGAGGACAAGATCCTCGCCATGAATCCGCGCCCGGACCTGTGCCTGCAAATGCTCCAGCACTTTTGCCCGTTTATGACGTCGCGGCGGCTGCCCTACGTCATCTACCTCGACTACACGATGGCGCAGGCGGCGGAGAACTTTCCCGGCTGGACCCGCGGCCGCAACCGCCTCCAGCTCGCCTGCCACATCCACGACGAAGGCGTGGCCCTGCGCAACGCGCTTCACCTCTTCAGCTTTACGGAAAACACCCGCCGCTACATCATGCGACGTTTTGGCGTGCCGGGCGAGAGAATCACCGCCGTCGGCGTGGGCGGCCCCCACGTGAACAGCGAACCGCGCGCACACCTCGACCCGCTCAAGCTGCTCTACGTCGGGCACGAGTTCGAGCGCAAGGGCGGACGGACGCTTTACGAAGCCTTCACTCGCCTGCGGACCAAGCATCCCGGCCTGAGCCTGACTGTCGTCGGTGACGATGCCGAAGCCCCGCCCGAGGGTGTCATCTGTTTGGGTAAAGTCTCCGACCCGGCGCAGATGAACCGCCTCTACCGCGAGGCTGGAGCCTTTGTCCTGCCCTCGCTCTGCGACCCCTCGCCGCTGGTTATTGTCGAGGCTATGCACCACGGGCTGCCCGTCGTCTCGACGCGCGTGGACGGCATTCCGGAAATGGTGCTGGACGGAAAAACCGGCCTGCTCGTCCCCCCGCGCGACAGCGCCGCGCTGGCCGACGCGCTCGATGCGCTCATCCGCCGCCCCGAGGCCGAGCGCCTCGCCATGAGTCGGGCCGGGCGCGCCCACGCGCAAACGCATTTCAACTGGCAGCGCACCGGCGAGAAAACCTGGGAGGTGCTTCAGCGCCTCTGA
- a CDS encoding 6-pyruvoyl trahydropterin synthase family protein, translating to MPQLTTLELAKEHFKFSAGHFTIFSATDRENLHGHNWQVGVEITAEVGDNGLTFDYAVAKRQAEAYCAGLNERFLLPGRSPYLRIEETETGITAIFGDERLPFLRRDVLVLPLRNVTVEELSGWLLGRFCEDLAARTELAIHAITVKVYSGPGQCATSCWQRP from the coding sequence ATGCCGCAACTGACCACCCTCGAACTGGCCAAGGAGCATTTTAAGTTTTCCGCCGGGCATTTTACGATTTTCTCCGCCACGGATCGCGAAAATCTCCACGGGCACAACTGGCAAGTCGGCGTGGAAATCACGGCCGAGGTCGGCGACAACGGCCTGACCTTCGACTACGCGGTGGCCAAGCGGCAGGCCGAAGCCTATTGTGCCGGGCTGAACGAGCGTTTCCTCCTGCCGGGGCGTTCTCCGTACCTGCGGATAGAGGAAACCGAGACCGGGATAACGGCCATTTTCGGGGACGAGCGACTGCCCTTCCTGCGGCGCGACGTGCTGGTGTTGCCGCTGCGCAATGTCACCGTAGAGGAACTTTCCGGGTGGCTGCTGGGGCGCTTTTGCGAAGATCTCGCCGCCCGCACCGAACTGGCCATCCACGCCATCACGGTAAAAGTCTATTCCGGTCCCGGCCAGTGCGCCACCAGTTGCTGGCAGCGGCCCTAG